Proteins encoded together in one Drosophila albomicans strain 15112-1751.03 chromosome 2R, ASM965048v2, whole genome shotgun sequence window:
- the LOC117574033 gene encoding copper homeostasis protein cutC homolog encodes MSSHEIKLEVCVDSIKSAFAAEEGGASRIELCSALQEGGLTPTAGTLKILKELPFTLPVYCMLRPRRGTDFVYSEEELQATLTDMDLLRAHGADGFVFGALTTERLIDVDKCRRVMERSCGLPVTFHRAFDLTDPKSMHENVELLKELGFKRVLSSGFRQSAAEGAETLAQLIAKHHRDIIIMPGAGIKVSNLEEILTNSRCLEFHASAMDTAGEEYSAPTTQRMECDVTMGKQDIDPYYGTNVNVVRKMVTIANAMSCR; translated from the coding sequence atGTCGTCGCATGAAATAAAACTGGAGGTGTGTGTCGACTCAATCAAATCAGCATTTGCTGCCGAAGAAGGCGGCGCATCTCGCATTGAACTCTGCTCAGCGCTGCAAGAAGGCGGCTTAACGCCCACAGCTGGAACGCTTAAAATTCTCAAGGAATTGCCCTTCACTTTGCCCGTCTACTGCATGTTGCGGCCACGTCGAGGCACCGATTTCGTCTACAGCGAGGAAGAGCTACAGGCGACGTTGACAGACATGGATTTGTTGCGTGCTCATGGAGCCGATGGCTTCGTTTTTGGAGCTCTGACCACCGAACGACTTATTGATGTGGACAAGTGTCGGCGTGTGATGGAACGTTCCTGTGGCCTGCCCGTCACCTTTCATCGCGCCTTCGATCTCACCGATCCTAAGAGCATGCATGAGAATGTCGAGCTGCTGAAAGAGTTGGGCTTTAAACGAGTGCTCTCCAGTGGATTTCGACAGTCCGCCGCTGAAGGTGCTGAGACATTGGCTCAGCTGATCGCCAAGCATCATCGCGATATCATAATAATGCCTGGTGCCGGCATCAAAGTATCCAATTTGGAGGAGATTCTGACTAACAGCCGCTGCCTGGAGTTTCATGCCTCGGCTATGGACACCGCAGGCGAGGAATACAGTGCGCCGACGACACAGCGCATGGAATGCGATGTCACCATGGGCAAACAGGACATTGATCCATACTATGGGACAAATGTGAATGTGGTGCGCAAAATGGTCACTATCGCCAATGCGATGAGCTGCagataa
- the LOC117574032 gene encoding pre-mRNA-splicing factor SPF27, which yields MADEVIVDALPYIDHGYDDVGVRESALAMVEEECRRYRPTKNYLDHLPLPASSPFETPLMINEFERIQNRLPMETLSMKRYELPPPPSGKLSEVSAWQESIENSMAQLEHQWVRSLNLELMLDYGTEAWKSYLEVFTAMQAKAQIQLQQLKKDMQDVNWQRKQAQTQAGDKLRALEAHWVLLVSKNYEIETECVELEKVVQAAREQLEKLAPPADNAPTPPLVEQTNGHAAEEESNGNEAMEEDEAETQVQAEAEADENSQSNDGSGNNNEEEKEDEEEKVSNDSS from the exons ATGGCCGACGAAGTTATTGTAGATGCACTGCCGTATATAGATCATGGATACGACGATGTGGGCGTTAGAGAATCG GCGCTTGCTATGGTTGAGGAGGAATGCCGCCGTTATAGGCCTACCAAGAACTATTTAGATCATTTGCCACTGCCTGCCAGCTCACCATTCGAGACTCCGCTCATGATTAACGAATTCGAGCGCATACAAAATCGCCTGCCCATGGAAACACTGTCAATGAAGCGCTACGAATTGCCACCTCCGCCATCGGGAAAGCTTTCCGAAGTTTCAGCGTGGCAGGAATCAATAGAGAATTCAATGGCACAGTTGGAGCATCAATGGGTTCGATCACTGAATCTGGAATTGATGTTGGATTACGGCACTGAAGCATGGAAATCGTATTTGGAAGTGTTTACAGCGATGCAGGCAAAAGCACAAATCCAACTGCAGCAGTTAAAAAAGGACATGCAGGATGTGAACTGGCAGCGCAAACAAGCACAGACACAAGCAGGCGACAAGCTGCGCGCCCTCGAAGCGCATTGGGTGTTGCTCGTATCCAAGAACTATGAGATTGAAACCGAGTGCGTGGAGCTGGAGAAAGTGGTGCAAGCGGCACGCGAGCAGCTGGAGAAGCTGGCGCCACCAGCAGACAATGCACCAACGCCGCCCTTGGTAGAGCAAACAAATGGACATGCAGCTGAAGAAGAAAGTAATGGCAATGAGGCCATGGAAGAGGATGAAGCTGAAACTCAGGTGCAGGCGGAAGCGGAGGCGGACGAAAATAGCCAGAGTAACGATGGCAGTGGCAATAACAAtgaagaggagaaggaggatgaggaggagaaAGTCTCAAATGATTCCTCGTAA
- the LOC117574029 gene encoding colorectal mutant cancer protein isoform X2 — protein sequence MIAEQLLPRSLSCLCCSDTPLGGVGGGLQQHAEKRRSWEYTLMAQPMARRPINVEQLSVQQLENRVRELTQRLQQAERQLTESQTERDMCHKRLEVVSQAHECRITEMHCVIAELSKKLRSKQEHIIVEEQEPENEGSELSYQEGSIYNSELNLTNADADVECQTEPLEDYEGACSSADNMHIKPQETVLHKGQLEALQEEVLHLRAQISLLQAEIATKDKDSAVVEEDQSNVIYFACELEANENGNDSELNDLNACVSVTSPQKCVKMAERVKLRCASKTEPEADTLQDDESHGELSNEDINLVEHLVCKPNALMDSLLAPLQLELERLQRKMEQLKLRNTLLSLTLDESKEHTEHLYLLCGKYESNAVALQLALNCSDRAIEAYDVMLALLESRLAMLNDKSAAAEESRRAVESVAHHLLVRLESEKNLCENSLGPWQHNINLGVEDAPKGMRQWSADDDNRLRYHVSKLKGRRSVVQHTIVNLESPFSDVYEKKRLALEKNHELRAHEKEKKSPIDLETAVIMQELLELRDQNQQLKAKKEEAEREQQHANERVSILHEALKQLQAANRVSYSEAEQAALTEQQLVEALSRETELKGRIQALLNINATQKASDDKCEQLQLNMRELQKSNHNLGQLLEQSKRKYQQRIKKLEQRLEQQQQQRVVPETTL from the exons ATGATAGCGGAGCAACTGCTGCCACGCAGCCTCAGCTGCTTGTGCTGCAGTGACACGCCCCTCGGAGGCGTTGGCGGAGGTCTGCAGCAGCATGCAGAGAAGCGTCGCAGTTGGGAATACACGCTGATGGCGCAGCCCATGGCACGACGTCCCATCAAT GTTGAACAGTTGTCGGTGCAGCAGCTCGAGAATCGTGTGCGCGAACTGACGCAGCGTCTGCAGCAGGCGGAGCGCCAACTGACCGAGAGTCAAACGGAGCGCGACATGTGCCACAAGCGGCTGGAGGTTGTCAGCCAAGCGCACGAATGTCGCATCACTGAGATGCACTGCGTCATTGCGGAGCTGAGCAAGAAACTACGCAGCAAACAGGAGCATATCATTGTAGAGGAACAGGAGCCGGAGAACGAGGGCAGCG AGCTAAGCTATCAGGAGGGCTCCATCTACAACTCGGAGTTGAATCTGACCAATGCGGATGCCGACGTCGAGTGTCAGACGGAGCCACTGGAGGATTATGAAGGCGCCTGCTCCAGCGCCGACAATATGCACATCAAGCCACAGGAAACTGTGCTGCACAAGGGTCAACTGGAGGCACTCCAGGAGGAGGTGCTGCATCTGCGTGCACAAATCTCGCTGCTGCAGGCAGAGATTGCCACCAAGGACAAGGATTCTGCGGTCGTCGAGGAGGATCAGAGCAATGTCATCTACTTTGCCTGCGAATTGGAGGCCAACGAAAATGGCAATGACAGCGAACTAAATGATTTGAATG CCTGCGTTTCAGTGACGAGTCCTCAGAAGTGCGTCAAGATGGCAGAGCGCGTGAAGCTGCGCTGTGCCAGTAAAACTGAACCCGAAGCGGACACTTTGCAGGACGATGAGAGTCATGGCGAGCTGAGCAATGAG GACATCAATCTCGTGGAGCATTTGGTGTGCAAACCCAATGCGCTAATGGACAGTTTGTTGGCGCCTttgcagctggagctggagcgaCTGCAGCGTAAAATGGAGCAACTTAAGCTACGCAACACATTGCTATCCTTAACCTTGGATGAGTCCAAGGAGCACACCGAACATCTCTATTTGCTGTGTGGCAAATACGAGTCCAATGCAGTGGCGCTACAACTGGCGCTCAACTGCAGCGATCGTGCCATTGAAGCCTACGATGTGATGCTGGCGCTGCTGGAAAGCAG ACTGGCAATGCTTAACGACAAATCGGCAGCAGCGGAAGAGAGTCGACGCGCCGTCGAATCGGTGGCACATCATCTGCTCGTGAGGTTGGAGAGCGAGAAGAACCTCTGCGAGAATAGTCTGGGTCCGTGGCAGCACAACATCAATCTGGGCGTGGAGGATGCGCCCAAGGGCATGCGACAGTGGAGTGCCGACGATGACAATCGTTTGCGCTATCACGTGTCCAAGTTGAAAGGACGTCGCTCTGTGGTGCAGCACACCATTGTCAACCTGGAGTCGCCCTTCAGCGATGTGTATGAGAAGAAGCGTTTGGCTCTGGAAAAGAATCACGAGTTGCGCGCACATGAGAAGGAGAAAAAGTCACCAATAGATCTGGAGACGGCAGTCATAATGCAAGAGCTGCTGGAGCTGCGAGATCAAAACCAACAGCTCAAGGCTAAGAAGGAGGAAGCGGAGCGGGAGCAACAACATGCCAATGAGCGTGTGAGCATTCTACATGAGGCACTCAAACAGCTGCAGGCGGCGAATCGTGTCTCCTACTCGGAGGCGGAGCAGGCAGCGCTcacagagcagcagctggtAGAAGCGTTGAGTCGCGAGACGGAGCTAAAGGGACGCATTCAGGCACTGCTGAACATCAATGCCACACAAAAGGCCAGCGACGATAAATGCGAGCAACTGCAGCTAAATATGCGAGAACTGCAAAAATCTAATCA TAATCTGGGACAGCTGCTGGAGCAGAGCAAGCGCAAGTATCAGCAGCGTATCAAAAAGCTGGAGCAGCGTctggagcaacaacagcaacaacgagtTGTGCCCGAGACAACGCTGTAG
- the LOC117574031 gene encoding 60S ribosomal protein L4 codes for MMQTSIEEVRLENLNQELKSMEKMLQKADEYNDTLSKHINKLRAIVSSNQKVFQKYKINEECMKEILNDDNHKEILYDQLIQKIGSIENKLFVTVNLFNEYKRRVQDKSCVRDDIVESKLCNQLNALGTNLISVGNQITELREEKMAKDCETANNLHHGSCSVPSQANNLCWTQCNTQVENNVLQFTVLRSNKETPIRQIRCQKKIIERVETILNKAQHSNIRTETLTSVKLLAKMSLGNARPLVSVYTEKNEAVKEKNICLPAVFKAPIRPDVVNEVHQLLRRNNRQPYAVSELAGHQTSAESWGTGRAVARIPRVRGGGTHRSGQGAFGNMCRGGRMFAPTKTFRRWHRKVNVNQRRYALVSAIAASGVPALVQSKGHVIDGVSEFPLVVSDDVQKLQKTKQAVVFLRRLKIWADIQKVYKSQRFRAGRGTMRDRRRIARRGPLVVYHKDEGLRQAFRNIPGIETISVDKLNLLKLAPGGHVGRFVIWTESAFSRLNDLFGTWKKPSTLKKGYNLPQPKMANTDLSRILKSEEIRKVLRDPRKRVYRSVRRLNPLSNVRQLIKLNPYAEVLKRRAALAAEKRTVAKVLAKAKKQNVELAKSHFANVATKAAANRAKLLAARKKKVAAKKPAAKK; via the exons atgatgcAGACCAGTATTGAGGAGGTGCGTTtggaaaatttaaatcaagaGCTGAAGAGTATGGAGAAAATGTTGCAGAAAGCCGACGAATACAACGATACTCTTTCTAAGCATATTAATAAACTGAGAGCCATTGTGAGCTCCAATCAAAAAgtgtttcaaaaatataagatTAATGAGGAGTGCATGAAAGAAATCTTAAATGACGATAATCACAAGGAAATACTTTATGACCAGCTAATTCAGAAGATTGGAAGTATAGAAAATaag CTTTTCGTTACCGTGAACTTGTTTAACGAGTATAAACGTAGAGTCCAGGATAAGAGTTGTGTGCGAGATGACATCGTGGAATCGAAATTGTGCAATCAGCTCAATGCGCTTGGTACAAATCTAATTTCAGTTGGCAATCAAATAACAGAACTACGCGAAGAGAAAATGGCCAAGGACTGTGAGACAGCAAATAATCTACATCATGGGTCGTGCAGTGTGCCCAGCCAAGCAAATAATCTGTGCTGGACGCAGTGCAATACCCAGGTGGAGAATAATGTGTTGCAATTTACAGTTCTGCGAAGCAACAAAGAGACGCCCATACGTCAAATACGATGTCAAAAGAAGATAATAGAAAGGG TTGAAACTATTTTAAACAAAGCTCAACATTCGAATATAAGAACTGAGACACTTACAAGTGTTAAACTCTTGGCGAAAATG AGCTTAGGCAACGCCAGGCCTTTGGTCTCCGTGTACACGGAAAAAAATGAGGCTGTCAAGGAGAAGAACATCTGCTTGCCCGCGGTGTTCAAGGCACCCATCCGTCCGGATGTGGTGAACGAGGTGCACCAGCTGCTGCGCCGCAACAACCGTCAGCCCTACGCTGTCAGTGAGCTGGCCG GTCACCAGACATCTGCTGAATCTTGGGGTACTGGTCGCGCTGTTGCACGTATTCCTCGTGTGCGTGGTGGTGGTACTCACCGTTCCGGCCAGGGTGCCTTCGGCAACATGTGCCGTGGTGGACGCATGTTTGCACCCACCAAAACCTTCCGTCGCTGGCACCGCAAGGTGAATGTGAACCAGCGTCGCTATGCGCTCGTTTCGGCCATTGCCGCCTCCGGTGTGCCCGCCCTGGTGCAGTCCAAGGGACATGTTATCGATGGCGTCTCCGAGTTCCCCTTGGTTGTGTCCGATGATGTGCAGAAGCTGCAAAAGACCAAGCAGGCTGTTGTCTTCTTGCGTCGCCTGAAGATCTGGGCTGACATCCAGAAG GTTTACAAGTCGCAGCGCTTCCGTGCTGGACGTGGCACAATGCGCGACCGTCGTCGCATTGCTCGTCGTGGCCCTCTTGTTGTCTACCACAAGGATGAGGGTCTGCGTCAGGCTTTCCGCAACATCCCTGGCATTGAGACCATCAGCGTTGACAAACTTAACTTGCTGAAACTCGCACCCGGCGGTCATGTGGGTCGCTTCGTCATCTGGACTGAGTCGGCATTCTCGCGTCTGAACGATTTGTTCGGCACCTGGAAGAAACCATCCACCCTGAAGAAGGGCTACAATCTGCCCCAGCCCAAGATGGCCAACACTGACCTGTCGCGCATCCTTAAGTCCGAGGAGATCCGCAAGGTTCTGCGTGATCCACGCAAGCGCGTCTACCGCAGCGTGCGTCGTCTTAACCCACTGTCCAACGTGCGTCAACTGATCAAGTTGAACCCATACGCTGAGGTCCTTAAGCGTCGTGCCGCTTTGGCCGCTGAGAAGCGTACTGTTGCCAAGGTTTTGGCCAAGGCCAAGAAACAGAATGTCGAGCTGGCTAAGTCCCACTTTGCCAACGTCGCCACAAAGGCTGCCGCAAATCGCGCTAAGCTGCTCGCCGCCCGCAAGAAGAAGGTCGCCGCTAAGAAGCCCGCGGCTAAgaagtaa
- the LOC117574030 gene encoding coiled-coil domain-containing protein 149 codes for MEAYGNVMDMDDGLSNASNSNASHSNGVNVSQYEFTLGEHMDSYNVETSAVHRKLQSKVEALRILRQELEQFRVERDQYKLMAETLQLRYSAMKRNSELLAVNGNACGALSENSSLAALLHETRELNLKLNTEVEALKQRLNELQGDVELLREREATSKSRLQAMVCENAAHNKEELQWKRERANFICHLENLKKKNAQLAFDLKAIIDEKEELITERDAYKCKAHRLNHELLVALKANKMHPKLLDIDGVLLENKYLHERVKIQESELELTKQSVSKYKTMLETKRKKGIVKLGTGSNDETLLSPRQVKTILESGIDLPGKTETIHDLKSLCLALLDNLNDKNLALTHQKRTNKILATKMAELEQRWQQLLSGESEDPTGEEEDEDYGYAPSQLLLNGYCAAMVDDVETEERHNSAEGAAVAASVSSEPFEEKPHVNDGLGVMLQSDDGMSSLSSESADSSVYGIDVRLNDVAINDAYKSSSATTDSGNFGCHGTPRISSAVARERMEDLKDLPPHLAALVQKALHDLDMRDYEAMVTIRGESSVN; via the exons ATGGAAGCATACGGCAACGTCATGGACATGGACGATGGGCTCAGCAACgctagcaacagcaacgccagCCACAGCAATGGTGTCAATGTCAGCCAATACGAATTTACGCTCGGCGAGCATATGGACAGCTATAACGTTGAG ACATCGGCTGTGCACCGCAAGCTGCAGAGCAAAGTGGAAGCGTTGCGCATTCTGCGTCAGGAGCTGGAACAGTTTCGTGTGGAGCGCGATCAGTACAAATTGATGGCCGAGACGCTGCAGCTGCGCTACTCGGCCATGAAGCGCAACAGCGAATTGCTGGCTGTGAATGGGAACGCTTGTGGAGCGCTCAGTGAGAATTCCAGCTTGGCTGCGTTGCTACACGAGACACGAGAGCTGAATCTAAAGCTCAACACGGAGGTGGAGGCACTGAAGCAACGACTAAACGAATTACAAGGCGACGTAGAGCTGTTGAGGGAACGAGAGGCAACTAGCAAGTCTAGATTGCAGGCAATGGTCTGTGAGAATGCTGCGCACAACAAGGAGGAGCTGCAATGGAAGCGGGAACGAGCGAATTTTATATGTCACCTGGAGAAtctgaagaagaagaacgcACAATTGGCGTTTGACCTGAAGGCAATTATTGATGAAAAGGAGGAACTCATTACAGAACGCGATGCCTACAAATGCAAAGCGCATCGACTCAATCACGAGCTGCTGGTGGCACTGaaagccaacaaaatgcaTCCAAAG CTGTTGGACATTGATGGAGTGCTACTGGAAAACAAGTACCTGCATGAGCGTGTCAAGATTCAGGAGAGCGAGCTGGAACTGACCAAGCAGTCAGTCAGCAAGTATAAG ACCATGTTGGAAACTAAGCGTAAGAAAGGCATCGTCAAGCTGGGCACTGGAAGCAATGATGAAACCTTGCTAAGTCCACGACAAG TTAAAACCATTCTGGAAAGCGGCATCGATTTGCCTGGAAAAACGGAGACAATACACGATCTCAAGTCCTTATGCTTGGCGCTGCTCGACAACTTGAACGACAAGAACTTAGCTTTGACACATCAGAAGCGAACCAACAA AATACTCGCCACAAAGATGGCAGAGCTGGAACAACGttggcagcagctgttgaGCGGCGAATCAGAAGATCCAACAGGCGAAGAAGAGGACGAAGATTATGGCTATGCGCCATCACAACTACTGCTCAATGGCTACTGTGCTGCCATGGTCGATGATGTGGAAACCGAAGAGCGACACAACAGTGCAGAAggagcagcagttgctgcatCAGTATCATCCGAGCCATTTGAAGAGAAACCCCATGTCAATGATGGTCTGGGTGTTATGTTGCAGTCCGATGATGGCATGTCCTCGCTATCCTCGGAGTCGGCCGACTCGTCCGTGTATGGCATTGATGTGCGACTGAATGATGTGGCCATCAATGATGCATACAAATCATCGTCGGCTACCACGGATTCGGGTAATTTTGGCTGCCACGGCACACCACGCATCTCCAGCGCCGTGGCCAGGGAACGTATGGAGGATCTCAAGGATTTGCCGCCACATTTGGCGGCGTTGGTGCAAAAAGCGTTGCATGATTTGGATATGCGGGATTATGAGGCGATGGTTACAATACGCGGCGAAAGCTCAGTTAACTAG
- the LOC117574029 gene encoding colorectal mutant cancer protein isoform X1 — protein MSNDVQIARVAKIGADVARRQCKQRDISKGISKGVIIDDDIEFVFGSISPRGGAPPSCLGHQQQQKQKSELDSPEHTQRDTTESDNNISSCSTLDIVNKVEQLSVQQLENRVRELTQRLQQAERQLTESQTERDMCHKRLEVVSQAHECRITEMHCVIAELSKKLRSKQEHIIVEEQEPENEGSELSYQEGSIYNSELNLTNADADVECQTEPLEDYEGACSSADNMHIKPQETVLHKGQLEALQEEVLHLRAQISLLQAEIATKDKDSAVVEEDQSNVIYFACELEANENGNDSELNDLNACVSVTSPQKCVKMAERVKLRCASKTEPEADTLQDDESHGELSNEDINLVEHLVCKPNALMDSLLAPLQLELERLQRKMEQLKLRNTLLSLTLDESKEHTEHLYLLCGKYESNAVALQLALNCSDRAIEAYDVMLALLESRLAMLNDKSAAAEESRRAVESVAHHLLVRLESEKNLCENSLGPWQHNINLGVEDAPKGMRQWSADDDNRLRYHVSKLKGRRSVVQHTIVNLESPFSDVYEKKRLALEKNHELRAHEKEKKSPIDLETAVIMQELLELRDQNQQLKAKKEEAEREQQHANERVSILHEALKQLQAANRVSYSEAEQAALTEQQLVEALSRETELKGRIQALLNINATQKASDDKCEQLQLNMRELQKSNHNLGQLLEQSKRKYQQRIKKLEQRLEQQQQQRVVPETTL, from the exons ATGTCGAATGATGTGCAAATAGCGCGCGTAGCCAAAATTGGCGCCGATGTTGCGCGTCGTCAGTGCAAACAACGGGACATCTCGAAGGGCATCTCAAAGGGTGTCATCATTGACGATGACATCGAGTTTGTCTTTGGCAGCATATCGCCCAGGGGCGGGGCACCCCCCTCTTGTCTGGgtcaccagcaacagcagaagcagaagtcGGAGCTGGATTCGCCGGAGCACACGCAGCGCGACACCACCGAGAGTGACAACAACATCTCCAGCTGCTCCACGCTGGACATTGTCAACAAA GTTGAACAGTTGTCGGTGCAGCAGCTCGAGAATCGTGTGCGCGAACTGACGCAGCGTCTGCAGCAGGCGGAGCGCCAACTGACCGAGAGTCAAACGGAGCGCGACATGTGCCACAAGCGGCTGGAGGTTGTCAGCCAAGCGCACGAATGTCGCATCACTGAGATGCACTGCGTCATTGCGGAGCTGAGCAAGAAACTACGCAGCAAACAGGAGCATATCATTGTAGAGGAACAGGAGCCGGAGAACGAGGGCAGCG AGCTAAGCTATCAGGAGGGCTCCATCTACAACTCGGAGTTGAATCTGACCAATGCGGATGCCGACGTCGAGTGTCAGACGGAGCCACTGGAGGATTATGAAGGCGCCTGCTCCAGCGCCGACAATATGCACATCAAGCCACAGGAAACTGTGCTGCACAAGGGTCAACTGGAGGCACTCCAGGAGGAGGTGCTGCATCTGCGTGCACAAATCTCGCTGCTGCAGGCAGAGATTGCCACCAAGGACAAGGATTCTGCGGTCGTCGAGGAGGATCAGAGCAATGTCATCTACTTTGCCTGCGAATTGGAGGCCAACGAAAATGGCAATGACAGCGAACTAAATGATTTGAATG CCTGCGTTTCAGTGACGAGTCCTCAGAAGTGCGTCAAGATGGCAGAGCGCGTGAAGCTGCGCTGTGCCAGTAAAACTGAACCCGAAGCGGACACTTTGCAGGACGATGAGAGTCATGGCGAGCTGAGCAATGAG GACATCAATCTCGTGGAGCATTTGGTGTGCAAACCCAATGCGCTAATGGACAGTTTGTTGGCGCCTttgcagctggagctggagcgaCTGCAGCGTAAAATGGAGCAACTTAAGCTACGCAACACATTGCTATCCTTAACCTTGGATGAGTCCAAGGAGCACACCGAACATCTCTATTTGCTGTGTGGCAAATACGAGTCCAATGCAGTGGCGCTACAACTGGCGCTCAACTGCAGCGATCGTGCCATTGAAGCCTACGATGTGATGCTGGCGCTGCTGGAAAGCAG ACTGGCAATGCTTAACGACAAATCGGCAGCAGCGGAAGAGAGTCGACGCGCCGTCGAATCGGTGGCACATCATCTGCTCGTGAGGTTGGAGAGCGAGAAGAACCTCTGCGAGAATAGTCTGGGTCCGTGGCAGCACAACATCAATCTGGGCGTGGAGGATGCGCCCAAGGGCATGCGACAGTGGAGTGCCGACGATGACAATCGTTTGCGCTATCACGTGTCCAAGTTGAAAGGACGTCGCTCTGTGGTGCAGCACACCATTGTCAACCTGGAGTCGCCCTTCAGCGATGTGTATGAGAAGAAGCGTTTGGCTCTGGAAAAGAATCACGAGTTGCGCGCACATGAGAAGGAGAAAAAGTCACCAATAGATCTGGAGACGGCAGTCATAATGCAAGAGCTGCTGGAGCTGCGAGATCAAAACCAACAGCTCAAGGCTAAGAAGGAGGAAGCGGAGCGGGAGCAACAACATGCCAATGAGCGTGTGAGCATTCTACATGAGGCACTCAAACAGCTGCAGGCGGCGAATCGTGTCTCCTACTCGGAGGCGGAGCAGGCAGCGCTcacagagcagcagctggtAGAAGCGTTGAGTCGCGAGACGGAGCTAAAGGGACGCATTCAGGCACTGCTGAACATCAATGCCACACAAAAGGCCAGCGACGATAAATGCGAGCAACTGCAGCTAAATATGCGAGAACTGCAAAAATCTAATCA TAATCTGGGACAGCTGCTGGAGCAGAGCAAGCGCAAGTATCAGCAGCGTATCAAAAAGCTGGAGCAGCGTctggagcaacaacagcaacaacgagtTGTGCCCGAGACAACGCTGTAG